The Equus caballus isolate H_3958 breed thoroughbred chromosome 12, TB-T2T, whole genome shotgun sequence genome contains a region encoding:
- the CDC42BPG gene encoding serine/threonine-protein kinase MRCK gamma isoform X15, giving the protein MEQRRRALEELARGEAGGGPGLDGLLDLLLGLHHELSSAPLRRERNVAQFLSWASPFVTKVKELRLQRDDFEILKVIGRGAFGEVAVVRQRDSGQIFAMKMLHKWEMLKRAETACFREERDVLVKGDSRWVTALHYAFQDEEYLYLVMDYYAGGDLLTLLSRFEDRLPPELAQFYLAEMVLAIHSLHQLGYVHRDVKPDNVLLDMNGHIRLADFGSCLRLNNSGMVDSSVAVGTPDYISPEILQAMEEGKGHYGPQCDWWSLGVCAYELLFGETPFYAESLVETYGKIMNHEDHLQFPPDVPDVPASARDLIRQLLCHQEERLGRRGLDDFRNHPFFEGVDWERLATSTAPYIPELRGPMDTSNFDVDDDTLNHPGTLPPPSHGTFSGHHLPFVGFTYTSSSPSPESSSEQVAALEQRLRCLEQEKTELSRKLQEALQMPSDHRELEQLRKEVQTLQDRLSEMLRESKAPVSQTEGSPGQHSDLQQERDRLLQELAEAQTRLQMQEQELGRAQGRQEELLQRLQEAQEREASTASQTQALNSQLEEARDARRELQAQVATLSREVRRLQRDQERSLEKEPSQVKTVHTTSETNGTGSPKSRPQEAQLRKEVAALRVQLEQARSHGPSGKEEALCRLQEENRRLSQEQERLVEELERELQSKQRLEGERQESESNWEAQLADILSWVNDEKVSRGYLQALATKMAEELESLRNVGTQTLPTRPLDHQWKARRLQKMEASARLELQSALEAEIRAKQSLQERLTQAQEAQLQAESRLQEAEKQNQSLKQELAALREELRARGPGDTKPSNSLIPFLSFRSSEKDPAKDPGISGEAPRPGSEPELRPEGRRSLRLGAVFPRAPAATTAATEGPPAKPGSHTLRPRSFPSPTKCLRCASLMVGLGRQGLGCDACGYFCHSTCAPQAPPCPVPPDLLHVALGVHPETGTGTAYEGFLSVPRPSGVRRGWQRVFAALSDSRLLLFDAPDPRLSPASGALLQALDLRDPQFSATPVLASDVIHAQSKDLPRIFRVTASQLTVPPATCTVLLLAESEGERERWLQVLGELQRLLLDTRPQPRPVYTLKEAYDNGLPLLPHALCAAIIDQERLALGTEEGLFVIHLHSNDIFQVGECRRVQRLAVSPTAGLLVVLCGRGPSVRLFALAELESTEVAGAKIPESRGCQVLAAGRILQARTPVLCVAVKRQVLCYQLGPGPGPWQHRIRELQAPAPVQSLGLLGDRLCVGAAGAFALYPLLNEAAPLALGADLVPEELPPSRGGLGEALGAVELSLNEFLLLFTTAGVYVDGAGRKSRIHELLWPAVPTGWGYAAPYLTVFSENSIDVFDVRKAEWVQTVPLKKVRPLNPEGSLFLYGTEKVRLTYLRNRLAEKDEFDIPDLTDNSRRQLFRTKSKRRFFFRVSEEQRQQQRREMLKDPFVRSKLISSPTNFNHLVHMGPMDGKPSARNPPRAPEEKGRGSRSSGPQRPHSFSEASRRPASMGSDGLAGDADPKVKRKPWTSLSSESVSCPQGSLSPAASLTQVSERPRSLPPAPEPESSP; this is encoded by the exons CCAGCCCCTTCGTCACGAAGGTGAAAGAGCTGCGGCTGCAGAGAGATGACTTTGAGATCTTGAAGGTGATCGGCCGAGGGGCCTTCGGGGAG GTCGCCGTGGTGAGGCAGAGGGACAGCGGGCAGATTTTTGCCATGAAAATGCTGCACAAATGGGAGATGCTGAAGAGGGCCGAG ACAGCCTGTTTCCGGGAGGAGCGGGACGTGCTGGTGAAGGGGGACAGCCGCTGGGTGACTGCTCTGCATTACGCCTTCCAAGACGAGGAGTACCTG TACCTCGTGATGGACTACTACGCTGGTGGGGACCTCCTCACTCTGCTGAGCCGCTTCGAGGACCGCCTCCCGCCCGAGCTGGCCCAGTTCTACCTGGCTGAGATGGTGCTGGCCATCCACTCACTGCACCAGCTGGGCTATGTCCACAG ggATGTCAAGCCGGACAATGTCCTGTTGGATATGAATGGACACATCCGCCTGGCTGACTTTGGCTCCTGCCTGCGTCTCAACAACAGTGGCATG GTGGATTCATCGGTGGCAGTGGGGACCCCTGACTACATCTCCCCTGAGATCCTGCAGGCCATGGAGGAGGGCAAGGGCCACTACGGCCCACAATGCGACTGGTGGTCGCTGGGAGTCTGCGCCTACGAGCTGCTCTTTGGGGAGACGCCCTTCTATGCTGAATCCCTGGTGGAAACCTACGGCAAGATCATGAACCATGAG GACCACCTGCAGTTTCCCCCGGATGTGCCCGACGTGCCGGCCAGCGCGAGAGACCTGATCCGCcagctgctgtgccaccaggaggAGCGACTGGGCCGCAGAGGGCTGGACGACTTCCGGAACCACCCTTTCTTCGAAGGTGTGGACTGGGAGCGGCTGGCGACCAGCACTGCCCCCTACATCCCTGAGCTCCGTGGGCCCATGGACACCTCCAACTTCGACGTGGATGATGACACCCTCAACCATCCA gggACCCTGCCACCACCCTCCCATGGGACCTTCTCCGGCCACCACCTGCCATTTGTGGGCTTCACCTACACctcgagcag TCCCAGCCCTGAGAGCAGCTCCGAGCAGGTGGCTGCCCTGGAGCAGAGGCTCCGTTGTCTGGAGCAGGAGAAGACGGAGCTGAGCCGGAAGCTCCAAG AGGCCCTGCAGATGCCCTCGGACCACCGGGAGCTGGAGCAGCTGCGGAAGGAGGTGCAGACTCTACAGGACAGGCTGTCAG AGATGCTGAGGGAAAGCAAGGCCCCCGTGTCTCAGACGGAGGGTAGCCCAGGCCAGCACAGTGACCTTCAGCAGGAGAGAGACCGGCTCCTCCAG gaGCTGGCCGAGGCTCAGACAAGGCTGCAGATGCAGGAGCAGGAGCTGGGCAGAGCCCAGGGGCGGCAGGAGGAGCTGCTCCAGAGGCTGcaggaagcccaggagagagaggcATCCACAGCCAGCCAGACCCAGGCCCTGAACTCCCAGCTGGAGGAGGCCCGGGATGCCCGGAGGGAG CTGCAGGCCCAGGTGGCCACCCTGAGCCGGGAGGTGAGGCGGCTCCAGAGAGATCAGGAGCGAAGCCTTGAGAAGGAGCCATCCCAGGTCAAG ACCGTCCACACCACCTCCGAGACCAACGGCACGGGCTCGCCCAAGAGCAGGCCTCAAGAAGCCCAGCTCAGGAAGGAGGTGGCCGCCCTGCGTGTGCAGCTGGAGCAGGCCCGCAGCCACGG GCCGAGCGGGAAGGAGGAGGCTCTGTGCCGGCTGCAGGAGGAGAACCGGCGGCTGAGCCAGGAGCAGGAGCGG CTGGTGGAAGAGCTGGAACGGGAGCTGCAGAGTAAGCAGCGGCTGGAGGGCGAGCGGCAGGAGTCAGAAAGCAACTGGGAGGCCCAGCTCGCCGACATCCTCAGCTG GGTGAATGATGAGAAGGTCTCCAGAGGCTACCTACAGGCCCTGGCCACCAAGATGGCCGAGGAGCTGGAGTCCCTGCGGAATGTGGGCACCCAGACGCTCCCCACCCGGCCACTG GACCACCAGTGGAAGGCACGGCGGCTGCAGAAGATGGAGGCCTCGGCCAGGCTGGAACTGCAGTCGGCACTGGAGGCCGAGATCCGGGCCAAGCAGAGCCTGCAGGAGCGGCTGACGCAGGCGCAGGAGGCCCAGCTGCAGGCCGAGAG CCGTCTGCAGGAGGCCGAGAAGCAGAACCAGAGCCTGAAGCAGGAGCTGGCTGCACTTCGGGAGGAGCTGCGAGCCCGCGGGCCAGGAG ACACCAAGCCCTCAAACTCGCTGATTCCCTTCCTGTCCTTCCGGAGTTCAGAG AAGGATCCCGCCAAGGACCCTGGCATCTCAGGAGAGGCCCCGAGGCCGGGGTCGGAACCGGAGCTGAGGCCGGAGGGCCGCCGCAGCCTGCGCCTGGGG GCTGTGTTCCCCAGAGCGCCTGCTGCCACCACAGCTGCTACAGAAGGCCCTCCCGCAAAG cctggctcccACACGCTGCGCCCCCGGAGCTTCCCGTCCCCCACCAAGTGTCTCCGCTGCGCCTCGCTGATGGTGGGCCTGGGCCGCCAAGGCCTGGGCTGTGATG CCTGCGGCTACTTCTGTCACTCAACTTGTGCCCCACAGGCCCCACCCTGCCCCGTGCCCCCTGACCTTCTCCACGTGGCCCTGGGAGTGCACCCCGAAACGGGCACGGGCACTGCCTATGAGGGCTTCCTGTCG GTGCCTCGACCCTCGGGTGTCCGGCGGGGCTGGCAGCGGGTGTTCGCTGCCCTCAGTGACTCACGCCTGCTGCTGTTTGACGCCCCGGACCCGCGGCTCAGCCCAGCCAGCGGGGCCCTCCTGCAGGCACTGGATCTGAG GGACCCCCAGTTCTCTGCCACCCCTGTCCTGGCCTCTGATGTGATCCATGCCCAATCCAAGGACCTGCCACGCATCTTTAGG GTGACGGCGTCCCAGCTGACGGTGCCACCTGCCACGTGCACCGTGCTGCTGCTGGCGGAGAGCGAGGGCGAGCGGGAGCGCTGGCTGCAGGTGCTGGGCGAGCTGCAGCGGCTGCTGCTGGACACGCGGCCACAGCCCCGGCCTGTGTACACGCTCAAGGAGGCCTACGACAATGGGCTGCCCCTGCTGCCGCACGCGCTCTGCGCCGCCATCATCG aCCAGGAACGGCTTGCTCTGGGCACTGAGGAAGGGCTGTTTGTGATCCACCTGCACAGCAACG ACATCTTCCAGGTGGGCGAGTGCCGGCGGGTGCAGCGGCTGGCCGTGAGCCCCACTGCGGGCCTTCTGGTCGTGCTGTGCGGCCGTGGCCCCAGCGTGCGCCTCTtcgccctggctgagctggagagCACGGAGGTGGCGGGCGCCAAGATCCCCGAGTCTCGAGGCTGCCAGGTGCTGGCAGCCGGACGCATCCTGCAGGCCCGCACCCCCGTGCTCTGTGTGGCCGTCAAGCGCCAGGTGCTGTGTTACCAGCTGGGTCCGGGCCCAGGGCCCTGGCAGCACCGCATCCGTGAGCTGCAGGCACCGGCCCCTGTGCAGAGCCTCGGGCTGCTGGGCGACCGGCTGTGCGTGGGTGCGGCGGGTGCCTTTGCGCTCTACCCGCTGCTCAACGAGGCTGCACCTTTAGCTCTGGGGGCCGATCTGGTGCCTGAGGAGCTGCCACCATCCCGTGGGGGCCTGGGCGAGGCTCTGGGCGCTGTGGAACTCAGCCTCAACGAGTTCCTGCTGCTCTTCACCACCGCCGGGGTCTACGTGGACGGTGCCGGCCGCAAGTCTCGCATCCATGAGCTGCTGTGGCCAGCAGTGCCCACGGGCTGGG GTTACGCAGCCCCCTACCTGACAGTGTTCAGTGAGAACTCCATCGATGTGTTTGACGTCAGGAAAGCAGAGTGGGTCCAGACGGTGCCACTCAAGAAG GTGCGACCCCTGAACCCAGAGGGCTCCCTGTTCCTCTATGGCACCGAGAAGGTCCGCCTGACCTACCTCAGGAACCGGCTGGCAG AGAAGGACGAGTTCGACATCCCCGATCTCACCGACAACAGCCGGCGCCAGCTGTTCCGTACCAAGAGCAAGCGCCGCTTCTTCTTCCGCGTGTCGGAggagcagcggcagcagcagcgcAG GGAGATGCTGAAGGACCCTTTTGTGCGCTCCAAGCTCATCTCATCGCCCACCAACTTCAACCACCTGGTGCACATGGGCCCTATGGACGGGAAGCCCAGCGCCAGGAACCCGCCCCGG GCTCCGGAAGAGAAGGGCCGAGGGTCCCGCAGCTCCGGCCCGCAGCGGCCCCACAGCTTCTCGGAGGCCTCGCGGCGCCCAGCGTCCATGGGCAGCGACGGCCTTGCCGGAGACGCGGACCCCA AAGTGAAGAGGAAGCCTTGGACATCTCTCTCCAGCGAGTCCGTGTCCTGCCCCCAGGGATCTCTGAGCCCGGCAGCCTCCCTGACACAG gtcTCAGAACGGCCCCGGAGCCTCCCGCCCGCCCCTGAACCAGAGAGCTCCCCTTGA
- the CDC42BPG gene encoding serine/threonine-protein kinase MRCK gamma isoform X7, which translates to MEQRRRALEELARGEAGGGPGLDGLLDLLLGLHHELSSAPLRRERNVAQFLSWASPFVTKVKELRLQRDDFEILKVIGRGAFGEVAVVRQRDSGQIFAMKMLHKWEMLKRAETACFREERDVLVKGDSRWVTALHYAFQDEEYLYLVMDYYAGGDLLTLLSRFEDRLPPELAQFYLAEMVLAIHSLHQLGYVHRDVKPDNVLLDMNGHIRLADFGSCLRLNNSGMVDSSVAVGTPDYISPEILQAMEEGKGHYGPQCDWWSLGVCAYELLFGETPFYAESLVETYGKIMNHEDHLQFPPDVPDVPASARDLIRQLLCHQEERLGRRGLDDFRNHPFFEGVDWERLATSTAPYIPELRGPMDTSNFDVDDDTLNHPGTLPPPSHGTFSGHHLPFVGFTYTSSSPSPESSSEQVAALEQRLRCLEQEKTELSRKLQEALQMPSDHRELEQLRKEVQTLQDRLSEMLRESKAPVSQTEGSPGQHSDLQQERDRLLQELAEAQTRLQMQEQELGRAQGRQEELLQRLQEAQEREASTASQTQALNSQLEEARDARRELQAQVATLSREVRRLQRDQERSLEKEPSQVKTVHTTSETNGTGSPKSRPQEAQLRKEVAALRVQLEQARSHGPSGKEEALCRLQEENRRLSQEQERLVEELERELQSKQRLEGERQESESNWEAQLADILSWVNDEKVSRGYLQALATKMAEELESLRNVGTQTLPTRPLVSPGDTLGGGGAGSLTPQVGTLSSWKISDLPKLTADQWQSWGSEPGQDHQWKARRLQKMEASARLELQSALEAEIRAKQSLQERLTQAQEAQLQAESRLQEAEKQNQSLKQELAALREELRARGPGDTKPSNSLIPFLSFRSSEKDPAKDPGISGEAPRPGSEPELRPEGRRSLRLGAVFPRAPAATTAATEGPPAKPGSHTLRPRSFPSPTKCLRCASLMVGLGRQGLGCDACGYFCHSTCAPQAPPCPVPPDLLHVALGVHPETGTGTAYEGFLSVPRPSGVRRGWQRVFAALSDSRLLLFDAPDPRLSPASGALLQALDLRDPQFSATPVLASDVIHAQSKDLPRIFRVTASQLTVPPATCTVLLLAESEGERERWLQVLGELQRLLLDTRPQPRPVYTLKEAYDNGLPLLPHALCAAIIDQERLALGTEEGLFVIHLHSNDIFQVGECRRVQRLAVSPTAGLLVVLCGRGPSVRLFALAELESTEVAGAKIPESRGCQVLAAGRILQARTPVLCVAVKRQVLCYQLGPGPGPWQHRIRELQAPAPVQSLGLLGDRLCVGAAGAFALYPLLNEAAPLALGADLVPEELPPSRGGLGEALGAVELSLNEFLLLFTTAGVYVDGAGRKSRIHELLWPAVPTGWGYAAPYLTVFSENSIDVFDVRKAEWVQTVPLKKVRPLNPEGSLFLYGTEKVRLTYLRNRLAEKDEFDIPDLTDNSRRQLFRTKSKRRFFFRVSEEQRQQQRREMLKDPFVRSKLISSPTNFNHLVHMGPMDGKPSARNPPRAPEEKGRGSRSSGPQRPHSFSEASRRPASMGSDGLAGDADPMKRKPWTSLSSESVSCPQGSLSPAASLTQVSERPRSLPPAPEPESSP; encoded by the exons CCAGCCCCTTCGTCACGAAGGTGAAAGAGCTGCGGCTGCAGAGAGATGACTTTGAGATCTTGAAGGTGATCGGCCGAGGGGCCTTCGGGGAG GTCGCCGTGGTGAGGCAGAGGGACAGCGGGCAGATTTTTGCCATGAAAATGCTGCACAAATGGGAGATGCTGAAGAGGGCCGAG ACAGCCTGTTTCCGGGAGGAGCGGGACGTGCTGGTGAAGGGGGACAGCCGCTGGGTGACTGCTCTGCATTACGCCTTCCAAGACGAGGAGTACCTG TACCTCGTGATGGACTACTACGCTGGTGGGGACCTCCTCACTCTGCTGAGCCGCTTCGAGGACCGCCTCCCGCCCGAGCTGGCCCAGTTCTACCTGGCTGAGATGGTGCTGGCCATCCACTCACTGCACCAGCTGGGCTATGTCCACAG ggATGTCAAGCCGGACAATGTCCTGTTGGATATGAATGGACACATCCGCCTGGCTGACTTTGGCTCCTGCCTGCGTCTCAACAACAGTGGCATG GTGGATTCATCGGTGGCAGTGGGGACCCCTGACTACATCTCCCCTGAGATCCTGCAGGCCATGGAGGAGGGCAAGGGCCACTACGGCCCACAATGCGACTGGTGGTCGCTGGGAGTCTGCGCCTACGAGCTGCTCTTTGGGGAGACGCCCTTCTATGCTGAATCCCTGGTGGAAACCTACGGCAAGATCATGAACCATGAG GACCACCTGCAGTTTCCCCCGGATGTGCCCGACGTGCCGGCCAGCGCGAGAGACCTGATCCGCcagctgctgtgccaccaggaggAGCGACTGGGCCGCAGAGGGCTGGACGACTTCCGGAACCACCCTTTCTTCGAAGGTGTGGACTGGGAGCGGCTGGCGACCAGCACTGCCCCCTACATCCCTGAGCTCCGTGGGCCCATGGACACCTCCAACTTCGACGTGGATGATGACACCCTCAACCATCCA gggACCCTGCCACCACCCTCCCATGGGACCTTCTCCGGCCACCACCTGCCATTTGTGGGCTTCACCTACACctcgagcag TCCCAGCCCTGAGAGCAGCTCCGAGCAGGTGGCTGCCCTGGAGCAGAGGCTCCGTTGTCTGGAGCAGGAGAAGACGGAGCTGAGCCGGAAGCTCCAAG AGGCCCTGCAGATGCCCTCGGACCACCGGGAGCTGGAGCAGCTGCGGAAGGAGGTGCAGACTCTACAGGACAGGCTGTCAG AGATGCTGAGGGAAAGCAAGGCCCCCGTGTCTCAGACGGAGGGTAGCCCAGGCCAGCACAGTGACCTTCAGCAGGAGAGAGACCGGCTCCTCCAG gaGCTGGCCGAGGCTCAGACAAGGCTGCAGATGCAGGAGCAGGAGCTGGGCAGAGCCCAGGGGCGGCAGGAGGAGCTGCTCCAGAGGCTGcaggaagcccaggagagagaggcATCCACAGCCAGCCAGACCCAGGCCCTGAACTCCCAGCTGGAGGAGGCCCGGGATGCCCGGAGGGAG CTGCAGGCCCAGGTGGCCACCCTGAGCCGGGAGGTGAGGCGGCTCCAGAGAGATCAGGAGCGAAGCCTTGAGAAGGAGCCATCCCAGGTCAAG ACCGTCCACACCACCTCCGAGACCAACGGCACGGGCTCGCCCAAGAGCAGGCCTCAAGAAGCCCAGCTCAGGAAGGAGGTGGCCGCCCTGCGTGTGCAGCTGGAGCAGGCCCGCAGCCACGG GCCGAGCGGGAAGGAGGAGGCTCTGTGCCGGCTGCAGGAGGAGAACCGGCGGCTGAGCCAGGAGCAGGAGCGG CTGGTGGAAGAGCTGGAACGGGAGCTGCAGAGTAAGCAGCGGCTGGAGGGCGAGCGGCAGGAGTCAGAAAGCAACTGGGAGGCCCAGCTCGCCGACATCCTCAGCTG GGTGAATGATGAGAAGGTCTCCAGAGGCTACCTACAGGCCCTGGCCACCAAGATGGCCGAGGAGCTGGAGTCCCTGCGGAATGTGGGCACCCAGACGCTCCCCACCCGGCCACTGGTGAGCCCCGGAGACaccctgggaggagggggtgcCGGTAGCCTCACTCCACAGGTGGGGACACTGAGCTCGTGGAAGATCAGTGACTTGCCTAAGCTCACAGCGgatcagtggcagagctggggctctgAGCCTGGCCAG GACCACCAGTGGAAGGCACGGCGGCTGCAGAAGATGGAGGCCTCGGCCAGGCTGGAACTGCAGTCGGCACTGGAGGCCGAGATCCGGGCCAAGCAGAGCCTGCAGGAGCGGCTGACGCAGGCGCAGGAGGCCCAGCTGCAGGCCGAGAG CCGTCTGCAGGAGGCCGAGAAGCAGAACCAGAGCCTGAAGCAGGAGCTGGCTGCACTTCGGGAGGAGCTGCGAGCCCGCGGGCCAGGAG ACACCAAGCCCTCAAACTCGCTGATTCCCTTCCTGTCCTTCCGGAGTTCAGAG AAGGATCCCGCCAAGGACCCTGGCATCTCAGGAGAGGCCCCGAGGCCGGGGTCGGAACCGGAGCTGAGGCCGGAGGGCCGCCGCAGCCTGCGCCTGGGG GCTGTGTTCCCCAGAGCGCCTGCTGCCACCACAGCTGCTACAGAAGGCCCTCCCGCAAAG cctggctcccACACGCTGCGCCCCCGGAGCTTCCCGTCCCCCACCAAGTGTCTCCGCTGCGCCTCGCTGATGGTGGGCCTGGGCCGCCAAGGCCTGGGCTGTGATG CCTGCGGCTACTTCTGTCACTCAACTTGTGCCCCACAGGCCCCACCCTGCCCCGTGCCCCCTGACCTTCTCCACGTGGCCCTGGGAGTGCACCCCGAAACGGGCACGGGCACTGCCTATGAGGGCTTCCTGTCG GTGCCTCGACCCTCGGGTGTCCGGCGGGGCTGGCAGCGGGTGTTCGCTGCCCTCAGTGACTCACGCCTGCTGCTGTTTGACGCCCCGGACCCGCGGCTCAGCCCAGCCAGCGGGGCCCTCCTGCAGGCACTGGATCTGAG GGACCCCCAGTTCTCTGCCACCCCTGTCCTGGCCTCTGATGTGATCCATGCCCAATCCAAGGACCTGCCACGCATCTTTAGG GTGACGGCGTCCCAGCTGACGGTGCCACCTGCCACGTGCACCGTGCTGCTGCTGGCGGAGAGCGAGGGCGAGCGGGAGCGCTGGCTGCAGGTGCTGGGCGAGCTGCAGCGGCTGCTGCTGGACACGCGGCCACAGCCCCGGCCTGTGTACACGCTCAAGGAGGCCTACGACAATGGGCTGCCCCTGCTGCCGCACGCGCTCTGCGCCGCCATCATCG aCCAGGAACGGCTTGCTCTGGGCACTGAGGAAGGGCTGTTTGTGATCCACCTGCACAGCAACG ACATCTTCCAGGTGGGCGAGTGCCGGCGGGTGCAGCGGCTGGCCGTGAGCCCCACTGCGGGCCTTCTGGTCGTGCTGTGCGGCCGTGGCCCCAGCGTGCGCCTCTtcgccctggctgagctggagagCACGGAGGTGGCGGGCGCCAAGATCCCCGAGTCTCGAGGCTGCCAGGTGCTGGCAGCCGGACGCATCCTGCAGGCCCGCACCCCCGTGCTCTGTGTGGCCGTCAAGCGCCAGGTGCTGTGTTACCAGCTGGGTCCGGGCCCAGGGCCCTGGCAGCACCGCATCCGTGAGCTGCAGGCACCGGCCCCTGTGCAGAGCCTCGGGCTGCTGGGCGACCGGCTGTGCGTGGGTGCGGCGGGTGCCTTTGCGCTCTACCCGCTGCTCAACGAGGCTGCACCTTTAGCTCTGGGGGCCGATCTGGTGCCTGAGGAGCTGCCACCATCCCGTGGGGGCCTGGGCGAGGCTCTGGGCGCTGTGGAACTCAGCCTCAACGAGTTCCTGCTGCTCTTCACCACCGCCGGGGTCTACGTGGACGGTGCCGGCCGCAAGTCTCGCATCCATGAGCTGCTGTGGCCAGCAGTGCCCACGGGCTGGG GTTACGCAGCCCCCTACCTGACAGTGTTCAGTGAGAACTCCATCGATGTGTTTGACGTCAGGAAAGCAGAGTGGGTCCAGACGGTGCCACTCAAGAAG GTGCGACCCCTGAACCCAGAGGGCTCCCTGTTCCTCTATGGCACCGAGAAGGTCCGCCTGACCTACCTCAGGAACCGGCTGGCAG AGAAGGACGAGTTCGACATCCCCGATCTCACCGACAACAGCCGGCGCCAGCTGTTCCGTACCAAGAGCAAGCGCCGCTTCTTCTTCCGCGTGTCGGAggagcagcggcagcagcagcgcAG GGAGATGCTGAAGGACCCTTTTGTGCGCTCCAAGCTCATCTCATCGCCCACCAACTTCAACCACCTGGTGCACATGGGCCCTATGGACGGGAAGCCCAGCGCCAGGAACCCGCCCCGG GCTCCGGAAGAGAAGGGCCGAGGGTCCCGCAGCTCCGGCCCGCAGCGGCCCCACAGCTTCTCGGAGGCCTCGCGGCGCCCAGCGTCCATGGGCAGCGACGGCCTTGCCGGAGACGCGGACCCCA TGAAGAGGAAGCCTTGGACATCTCTCTCCAGCGAGTCCGTGTCCTGCCCCCAGGGATCTCTGAGCCCGGCAGCCTCCCTGACACAG gtcTCAGAACGGCCCCGGAGCCTCCCGCCCGCCCCTGAACCAGAGAGCTCCCCTTGA